Proteins encoded together in one Drosophila albomicans strain 15112-1751.03 chromosome 2R, ASM965048v2, whole genome shotgun sequence window:
- the LOC117575513 gene encoding probable DNA-directed RNA polymerase III subunit RPC6, with the protein MAAEVAQLLLSVIQGIPGGATNDDLTKALSDMPAATRVEGLNILLQQGGIEVLKKGEKLIYRAKDPQKKSALPKDADNEEKIVYSIVEEGGNKGIWIRDIRIKSNLNMTQLNKILKNLETKKLIKAVKSVNASKKKVYMLYNLEADRSVTGGAWYQDQDFEVEFVDVLNQQCLRFLQMKRETAEKKRDGPLAFKQMSCCSVKDVHKFISDLGISKVNLDEDDLETILKTVVYDGNAERILQSDGAYVYRAVNMPLPAPGLVQMPCGICPVIKNCSDCGDVTAINCQYMKDWLD; encoded by the exons ATGGCTGCCGAAGTCGCTCAACTGCTGCTTTCTGTAATCCAGGGGATTCCCGGTGGCGCTACAAACGATGATCTGACTAAAGCTCTGTCTGACATGCCTGCTGCAACGCGAGTTGAGGGTCTCAATATATTGTTGCAGCAAGGCGGCATAGAAGTGCTGAAAAAGGGCGAAAAACTAATATATCGAGCCAAGGatccacaaaaaaagagcGCATTGCCCAAAGATGCTGACAACGAGGAAAAGATCGTCTACAGCATTGTTGAAGAGGGCGGCAACAAAGGTATATGGATACGAGATATTCGAATCAAGTCAAATTTAAACATGACACAGTTGAACAAGATCCTTAAGAACTTGGAAACAAAGAAGCTCATTAAGGCCGTCAAATCTGTGAAT GCTAGCAAAAAGAAAGTTTATATGCTGTACAACTTGGAGGCTGATCGATCTGTAACGGGCGGCGCTTGGTATCAGGATCAGGACTTTGAGGTGGAGTTTGTTGATGTGCTGAATCAACAATGTTTGCGGTTTCTGCAGATGAAACGTGAAACAGCCGAGAAGAAACGGGATGGTCCATTGGCCTTTAAGCAAATGTCTTGTTGCTCAGTAAAAGATGTGCACAAATTCATTTCAGACTTGGGTATTAGCAAAGTTAATTTGGATGAAGACGATTTGGAGACCATACTGAAAACCGTCGTCTATGATGGTAATGCAGAGCGTATATTGCAATCCGATGGTGCTTATGTATATCGCGCTGTAAATATGCCGCTGCCAGCGCCGGGCTTGGTGCAGATGCCTTGTGGCATCTGTCCTGTGATCAAGAACTGTTCCGATTGCGGTGATGTTACTGCAATTAATTGTCAATATATGAAGGATTGGTtggattaa
- the LOC117574915 gene encoding uncharacterized protein LOC117574915 encodes MSQANSSDDESDFKAVNTANYERVQQKVAKISYADGIADGREQVFQISFDQGYVDGLRTGIELSKLQSFYETLKPEELNEKLTKECEIYKEMKLTKATDKSHFKYLEHQTESLSVVSEKQKAYVDEFSERCSKDLPVTTSLLQNESQNVI; translated from the exons ATGTCACAAGCCAACAGTTCCGACGACGAAAGCGACTTTAAAGCCGTCAATACAGCTAATTACGAGCGAGTCCAGCAAAAAGTAGCAAAG ATCAGCTATGCGGATGGAATTGCCGATGGACGAGAGCAAGTTTTCCAGATCAGCTTTGATCAGGGTTATGTAGATGGTCTAAGAACTGGCATTGAATTGTCTAAGCTCCAATCGTTCTACGAGACACTGAAGCCAGaagaattaaatgaaaaattaacaaaGGAATGCGAGATATACAAAGAAATGAAGCTGACAAAGGCGACGGATAAAAGTCACTTCAAGTATTTGGAGCATCAAACTGAGTCACTCAGCGTTGTGTCCGAAAAACAAAAGGCTTATGTAGACGAATTTTCGGAGCGCTGTTCCAAAGACCTGCCAGTTACAACAAGTTTATTGCAAAACGAAAgccaaaatgtaatttaa